The Tenacibaculum jejuense genome includes a window with the following:
- the rimM gene encoding ribosome maturation factor RimM (Essential for efficient processing of 16S rRNA), which produces MQTKDCFYLGRIVKKHSFKGEVIIKLDTDEPHLYKNLESVFVELGNNLVPFFIEKSSLSKSTMFRVKFEDVDSEADADAIMKAGIYLPLTLLPKLTGNKFYYHEVIGFTITDKNFGDVGTITSINDSAAQPLFEIDRDGIEIFIPMIDDFIIKVDRENKTIAVETPEGLIDLYLTE; this is translated from the coding sequence ATGCAAACTAAAGATTGTTTTTATCTTGGTAGAATCGTTAAAAAACACAGTTTTAAAGGCGAGGTAATTATTAAGTTAGATACTGATGAACCTCATCTTTATAAAAATTTGGAATCAGTTTTTGTCGAATTAGGCAATAATCTGGTTCCTTTTTTTATAGAAAAATCATCTTTAAGTAAAAGTACGATGTTTCGTGTAAAATTTGAAGATGTGGATTCTGAAGCTGATGCTGATGCGATTATGAAAGCTGGGATTTATTTACCTCTAACTTTACTTCCAAAACTTACTGGAAATAAATTTTATTATCATGAAGTGATTGGTTTTACTATTACCGATAAAAATTTCGGTGACGTTGGAACAATTACAAGTATTAATGATTCAGCTGCACAGCCTTTATTTGAAATTGATAGAGATGGAATAGAAATATTTATTCCAATGATTGACGATTTTATTATTAAGGTAGATCGCGAAAATAAAACTATAGCAGTAGAAACTCCAGAAGGACTTATTGATTTGTATTTAACTGAGTAG